In Finegoldia magna ATCC 53516, a genomic segment contains:
- a CDS encoding murein hydrolase activator EnvC family protein, whose protein sequence is MKKKIVALALCMMLMTNAVYADKLTELNNEKKAKTSDLNESKSNLNKLKDDKDAELEKLKNINLKLTQTQSELAIQQQELAKINKSIDDTKKEIENYKSSISQKTKEFQKRLKGMYISKDGAKVDVLFGSGNLNDLLNNVSLMNYIARFDKNLLNDLKHEKISLDYKQDELKSKMQTMEIVKKNLELKVVALNDTLAEQQKLIDDISKNVSMTESEISSLIKELEKIDGKIDQEKKAILQAKLLAAQRAQAEKRRREMLQRNKAFNTNISAPVINNDGAYLQWPVPSSHRMTSFYGWRSDPFGHGSGFHTGLDIAAPLGTQIVSAEDGVVVHVGWSGGYGNLVKVQHDNGALTYYGHLSGFNCSVGQRVKRGQLIAYMGSTGYSTGPHLHFEVRFNGQHTDPLNYLR, encoded by the coding sequence ATGAAGAAGAAAATTGTCGCATTAGCCTTGTGCATGATGCTTATGACTAATGCAGTGTATGCAGACAAATTAACCGAATTAAATAACGAAAAAAAAGCAAAAACTTCGGATTTAAACGAATCTAAATCCAACCTAAATAAATTAAAAGATGATAAAGACGCTGAGTTGGAAAAGTTAAAGAATATCAATTTAAAATTAACTCAAACTCAGTCAGAACTTGCTATTCAGCAACAAGAATTGGCAAAAATTAACAAATCAATAGATGACACTAAAAAAGAAATCGAAAATTACAAATCTAGTATCAGCCAAAAAACAAAAGAATTTCAAAAAAGATTAAAAGGAATGTACATATCAAAAGACGGCGCAAAGGTCGATGTGCTTTTCGGATCTGGAAATTTGAATGATTTATTGAACAACGTAAGTTTGATGAATTACATTGCTAGATTTGACAAAAATCTATTGAATGATTTGAAACACGAAAAAATCTCATTAGATTACAAACAAGACGAACTAAAATCTAAGATGCAAACAATGGAAATTGTAAAAAAGAATTTGGAATTAAAAGTCGTAGCATTAAATGATACATTGGCAGAACAACAAAAGTTAATAGACGATATTTCAAAAAATGTCAGCATGACTGAATCAGAAATATCCTCATTAATTAAAGAACTTGAAAAAATTGACGGCAAAATCGACCAAGAAAAAAAGGCGATATTACAAGCGAAATTACTTGCAGCACAAAGAGCTCAAGCTGAAAAAAGAAGACGTGAAATGTTGCAAAGAAACAAGGCATTCAATACTAATATTTCAGCACCAGTCATCAATAATGACGGAGCATACTTACAATGGCCAGTACCATCATCTCACAGAATGACTTCTTTTTACGGATGGAGAAGTGATCCATTTGGACATGGTTCAGGATTCCACACAGGACTTGATATTGCAGCACCATTGGGAACACAAATTGTATCTGCAGAAGATGGAGTTGTAGTTCATGTTGGATGGAGCGGTGGCTACGGAAATCTTGTAAAAGTTCAACACGATAATGGAGCATTGACATATTATGGACACTTGAGTGGATTCAATTGTAGCGTAGGTCAAAGAGTAAAACGTGGACAACTAATTGCATATATGGGATCAACTGGATATTCAACAGGACCTCATCTTCATTTTGAAGTTAGATTCAATGGTCAACACACTGATCCATTAAACTATTTAAGATAA
- the ftsX gene encoding permease-like cell division protein FtsX encodes MRRIRVMISTLKEGFVGIWKNRSMGLASLTTISLALLILGSVIISMLTMNQAVKDIEGKVNLVNVYLENGIQEDKTKKIEQIIKQKDGIKDLKYVSNKQAMENFSKSLDDKTLIEGMESAFPASFEITLKNVNDAEQYVREFQKIDGVEKVSFYKDLIAKISNASRIVKYAGSIVVAILVMISIINISNTIRLTVYARRKEIAIKKNIGASNLVISAPLVVEGIFFGIIGAVVAFLACYYLYRYGYLRYNKTVYGLISTYLVPPVMIRWDLLKIFISLGIGIGAFGSVLSSKKYLKI; translated from the coding sequence ATGAGAAGAATTAGAGTTATGATATCCACTTTGAAGGAAGGATTTGTAGGTATTTGGAAAAACAGATCGATGGGACTTGCATCTTTGACGACGATATCTCTGGCGCTTTTGATTTTGGGATCTGTAATTATATCTATGTTGACGATGAATCAAGCTGTAAAAGACATAGAAGGAAAAGTTAATCTTGTCAATGTGTACTTGGAAAATGGAATTCAAGAGGACAAGACGAAAAAGATTGAACAAATTATCAAACAAAAAGATGGAATTAAGGATTTGAAGTATGTTTCCAACAAACAAGCTATGGAGAATTTCTCCAAGTCTTTAGATGATAAAACTTTGATTGAAGGAATGGAATCAGCTTTTCCTGCATCATTTGAAATTACACTGAAGAATGTAAACGATGCTGAACAATACGTCAGAGAATTTCAAAAAATAGATGGCGTTGAAAAGGTAAGTTTTTACAAAGATTTAATTGCGAAAATTTCAAATGCATCTAGAATTGTAAAATACGCTGGATCAATCGTAGTTGCAATATTAGTGATGATTTCAATAATAAATATTTCAAATACGATTAGATTAACTGTGTATGCCAGAAGAAAAGAAATTGCCATTAAGAAAAATATTGGTGCATCGAATTTGGTAATATCTGCACCGCTTGTTGTTGAGGGAATATTTTTCGGGATAATCGGCGCTGTGGTTGCGTTTTTGGCTTGTTATTACTTGTACAGATATGGATATTTGAGGTATAATAAGACTGTGTATGGATTGATATCAACTTATTTGGTTCCACCAGTGATGATTAGGTGGGATTTATTGAAGATTTTTATCAGTCTAGGTATCGGAATTGGAGCATTCGGTTCCGTATTAAGTAGCAAAAAATATCTCAAAATATAA
- the ftsE gene encoding cell division ATP-binding protein FtsE, with product MLEFVHVDKTYKNKVCALNDCNFKIEQGEFVFLIGPSGAGKSTITKLILKEINPDRGKIYLYGEDITRLKARKVPKLRQSIGMVFQDFKLLENKTVYQNIKYVMQILGKSSSEIKSTIDTVLDLVNLKDKKNAYPHELSGGEMQRVCIARSMVNKPKLLIADEPTGNLDPVTSMDIANALVRINERGTTVLMITHEKDIVNKLQKRVIQLDKGIIVRDEEGGMYEKN from the coding sequence ATGTTAGAATTCGTTCATGTCGATAAGACATATAAAAATAAAGTGTGCGCACTAAACGATTGCAATTTTAAAATTGAACAAGGTGAATTTGTTTTTTTGATTGGGCCAAGCGGTGCGGGCAAATCAACTATTACTAAACTTATACTTAAAGAAATAAATCCAGATAGGGGTAAGATTTACCTTTACGGTGAAGACATAACCAGATTAAAAGCACGAAAGGTTCCTAAATTAAGACAAAGTATAGGAATGGTGTTTCAAGATTTTAAATTATTGGAGAATAAAACTGTGTACCAAAACATAAAATACGTTATGCAAATTTTGGGGAAAAGCTCTTCAGAGATAAAATCTACGATTGATACTGTGCTTGATTTGGTAAATTTGAAAGACAAAAAGAATGCATATCCACACGAATTATCCGGTGGGGAAATGCAAAGAGTGTGCATTGCACGTTCAATGGTTAATAAACCTAAACTACTTATTGCAGACGAACCTACGGGGAATTTGGACCCAGTCACAAGCATGGACATAGCCAATGCTTTGGTTAGAATTAATGAACGTGGCACGACTGTTTTGATGATAACTCACGAGAAGGATATTGTTAACAAATTACAAAAAAGAGTAATTCAATTGGACAAAGGAATTATTGTTAGAGATGAAGAAGGTGGAATGTATGAGAAGAATTAG
- a CDS encoding 5-formyltetrahydrofolate cyclo-ligase: protein MNKKEIRKQMLKQRDSISDKQKVDDELLKELENLEEFKKSENFFVYVSFGSEFNTHQLIKDLLEQGKKVYVPYVKSKGHMIAVQIKSMDDLAPGAYGILEPKNPVESDVTFDFMLVPGLCFDKNKYRIGYGGGFYDRFIDKIGEDSYKVSIVYDFQLVDDLHPEEFDRPVDKLIIQK from the coding sequence ATGAACAAAAAAGAAATTAGAAAACAAATGTTAAAACAAAGAGACTCCATCTCCGACAAACAAAAAGTCGACGATGAACTTTTAAAAGAATTGGAAAACTTAGAAGAATTCAAAAAATCCGAAAACTTTTTTGTGTATGTGAGCTTTGGTTCTGAATTTAATACTCACCAACTCATAAAAGATTTGTTGGAACAAGGAAAAAAAGTATACGTTCCCTATGTAAAATCAAAAGGACACATGATTGCAGTACAAATCAAAAGCATGGACGATTTGGCTCCTGGAGCTTACGGAATCTTAGAACCTAAAAATCCAGTTGAATCAGACGTTACATTTGATTTCATGCTAGTACCTGGACTATGCTTTGACAAAAACAAATACAGAATTGGCTACGGCGGAGGATTCTACGACAGATTCATCGACAAAATCGGCGAAGATTCGTATAAAGTATCCATAGTCTATGATTTTCAATTAGTAGATGATTTGCATCCCGAAGAGTTTGACAGACCAGTAGATAAATTAATAATTCAAAAATAA
- a CDS encoding IS256 family transposase has product MLIEEYQPETVQDLQEALKDLLGDTMEQMLKAELDEHLDYEYGEKPLSLNTRNGSSKKTVKSSYGNIDLNIPRDREGSFEPQALKKYQKDISNIENQIISMYAKGMTTRDISTHIKEIYGFGISESMVSKITNKILPTIEEWQNRPLEKVYPFVFLDAIHYHVRENNIVVKKAVYIALGYNTEGYKEILGMWVGENESSKYWLLVLNQLKERGLEDILIVSTDNLSGFSQAIESVYPKTEIQKCIIHQIRNSTKFVSYRDIKELMKDLKTVYKASTEELALSNLDIFEEKWGKKYPMCVNSWRNNWAELSTYFKYPEGIRKLIYTTNSIENFNRQLRKVTKNKTIFPSDYALQKSLYLAMVDASSKWTSRIRGWDQILSQLSIFFEGRI; this is encoded by the coding sequence ATGTTAATTGAAGAATATCAACCAGAAACAGTACAAGATTTACAAGAAGCTTTGAAAGATCTTCTAGGAGACACAATGGAACAAATGTTAAAAGCAGAGTTAGATGAACATCTAGATTATGAATATGGTGAAAAACCACTGTCATTAAACACAAGAAATGGATCAAGTAAAAAAACAGTTAAATCATCATACGGAAACATAGACCTAAACATCCCACGAGACAGAGAAGGATCCTTTGAGCCACAAGCATTGAAAAAATATCAAAAAGACATATCAAACATAGAAAACCAAATAATATCTATGTATGCAAAAGGAATGACAACAAGAGACATATCAACACACATAAAAGAAATCTATGGATTTGGAATATCAGAATCCATGGTAAGCAAAATAACAAATAAAATACTACCAACTATTGAAGAATGGCAAAATAGACCATTAGAAAAAGTATATCCATTTGTATTTTTAGATGCAATACACTATCATGTAAGAGAAAATAACATAGTAGTAAAAAAAGCAGTATATATAGCACTAGGATACAATACAGAAGGATACAAAGAAATACTTGGAATGTGGGTAGGAGAAAATGAATCAAGTAAATACTGGCTATTGGTATTAAATCAATTAAAAGAACGAGGATTAGAAGATATATTAATAGTCTCAACAGATAATTTATCAGGATTTAGCCAAGCAATAGAAAGTGTATATCCAAAAACAGAAATTCAAAAATGCATAATTCATCAAATAAGAAATTCAACAAAATTCGTATCATATAGAGATATAAAAGAGCTAATGAAAGACTTAAAAACAGTATACAAAGCATCAACAGAAGAACTAGCACTAAGTAATCTAGATATATTTGAAGAAAAATGGGGCAAAAAATACCCAATGTGTGTAAATTCATGGAGAAATAACTGGGCTGAATTATCAACATATTTCAAATATCCAGAAGGAATAAGAAAACTAATATATACAACAAATAGCATAGAAAACTTTAATAGACAACTTAGAAAAGTAACAAAAAACAAAACAATATTTCCAAGTGACTACGCCCTACAAAAAAGCTTGTATCTAGCGATGGTAGATGCTTCAAGTAAATGGACGAGTAGAATAAGAGGATGGGATCAAATATTGTCACAACTATCAATATTTTTTGAAGGCAGAATCTAA
- a CDS encoding peptidase S41, whose amino-acid sequence MINKIKKMSAAIIIVIAVAFSNTSYAENELEDIEVLTFSKNNIYHKGDLDTNKEKHKKLGEIELNRILSKEDYIKDVNNFKSFYIHEQGYLGGYTKEQLDSDIDKLLQNPKGNTVGDLNLQLSKIISNMNDGHTTAMYFLGKEQFPFIIKIIGDEFYIINTTEKCKDLLYSKIVSIEGVKSSEILKIVSKYISAENETVRKNLLHYGYMLYTDLLKKENIIKGDKVHLQILQNGKIVDKTVDTIKTDNVGIYKNYYDNESYNQILYDTSELKWDAYTNWGKEQFTENKPFYFYKSNRNLVIKYNYSYDMNKDNVLKDMITKMQNEIQAKDIDNIILDIRYNGGGSELHTRELEFAIKQYQLLNPKINIKVLTSEETFSAATKMIDSVKRNLENVKLIGKNTGGASNFVNYAGNLIFLGKSKLFIHTSDRMRRYDYTYKDVIHSSNLNKGDGSTWYPDMFIENQIEDYAVGNDKVMNYVLRDEGNNSLFDRIKGIFN is encoded by the coding sequence ATGATAAATAAGATCAAAAAAATGAGCGCTGCTATAATCATAGTTATAGCAGTAGCTTTTTCTAATACATCTTACGCTGAAAATGAATTAGAAGATATAGAAGTTCTTACATTTTCTAAAAACAACATATACCACAAGGGAGACTTGGACACAAACAAGGAAAAACACAAAAAACTTGGAGAGATTGAATTAAATAGAATTTTATCAAAAGAAGATTACATCAAAGATGTTAATAATTTTAAAAGCTTTTACATTCATGAACAAGGCTATCTTGGAGGATATACAAAAGAACAACTAGATTCGGATATTGATAAATTACTACAAAATCCTAAAGGAAATACCGTTGGTGATTTGAATTTACAGCTTAGTAAAATAATATCTAATATGAATGATGGACATACAACTGCTATGTATTTTTTGGGAAAAGAGCAATTCCCGTTCATAATAAAAATAATTGGCGACGAATTCTACATCATAAATACAACGGAAAAATGCAAGGACTTATTGTATTCAAAAATTGTAAGCATTGAAGGTGTAAAATCATCTGAAATATTGAAAATAGTGAGTAAATACATTTCTGCAGAGAATGAAACTGTAAGGAAAAATCTTTTACATTATGGTTACATGTTATACACAGATTTACTTAAAAAAGAAAATATAATAAAAGGAGATAAAGTACATTTACAAATTTTGCAAAATGGAAAAATCGTTGATAAAACTGTAGATACTATAAAAACTGATAATGTTGGGATATACAAAAATTACTATGATAATGAAAGCTACAATCAAATATTGTATGATACTAGTGAATTAAAATGGGATGCATATACAAATTGGGGAAAAGAACAATTCACAGAAAATAAACCATTTTACTTCTATAAATCAAACAGAAATTTAGTAATTAAATATAATTATTCTTACGATATGAATAAAGATAACGTATTAAAAGATATGATAACTAAAATGCAAAATGAAATACAAGCAAAAGATATTGACAACATCATATTAGACATCAGATATAATGGTGGTGGTAGTGAATTACATACAAGAGAATTAGAATTTGCCATAAAGCAATATCAATTATTAAATCCAAAAATCAATATTAAAGTGTTAACCAGTGAGGAAACTTTTTCAGCAGCTACAAAAATGATAGATAGTGTAAAAAGGAACTTAGAAAATGTAAAATTAATTGGAAAAAATACTGGGGGAGCTTCCAATTTTGTTAATTATGCAGGAAACCTCATCTTTCTTGGGAAGAGTAAACTATTCATACATACATCGGATAGAATGAGAAGATATGATTATACTTACAAAGATGTTATACACTCTTCGAATTTAAATAAAGGTGATGGATCAACCTGGTATCCTGATATGTTTATTGAAAACCAAATCGAAGATTACGCAGTTGGCAATGACAAGGTTATGAATTATGTGCTGAGAGATGAAGGAAACAATTCTTTGTTTGATAGAATAAAGGGAATATTTAATTAG
- a CDS encoding S41 family peptidase gives MQKLDEVTEFDIENGNFEILKNKKINPNQLISKKDYQNIIINIRDFMLENHIFFDELNRKDFRKKCDKLIKANVQHNIIDTQLDCRLLLTSLKQGHVGIDDIFFTKILPIYIEKIDSKYYILACERENKELLGNEILEINDIKIDKVINVLQKYIYGENKNFSEYITCRFINCYDLLLREGMASGNKVKLKLNNNGRIIQKNIEIIDNKSILLSDIKVYDKYFTIKDNTELQKNINEIYNEILYPLNSIYDYEKLYYIERKKDSLVIRYNSCSENDKYDIEKFANQISNFMYSYKPKNIIIDLRINGGGNNALYLGILKKIKFYQMIHSNTSIKLLIGQSTYSSGGDAANLTIKKLNNVEIIGKGSGFPVNRTSGNYKLCYVGGIYSFIKYCQDIYEFDYGIIDVFKHNYKNYNYSENMMTPDFYAEQSFSDYMIGNDPAMNYALRDER, from the coding sequence GTGCAAAAATTAGATGAAGTAACAGAGTTTGATATTGAAAATGGGAATTTTGAAATTTTAAAAAATAAAAAAATAAATCCAAATCAACTTATCTCAAAAAAAGATTACCAAAATATTATTATCAATATAAGAGATTTTATGCTTGAAAATCATATTTTTTTTGATGAATTAAATAGAAAAGATTTTCGGAAAAAATGTGATAAATTAATCAAAGCTAACGTACAACATAATATTATAGATACACAATTGGATTGTAGACTTTTGTTAACTAGTTTAAAACAGGGACATGTTGGAATTGACGATATATTTTTTACAAAAATTTTGCCGATTTATATAGAGAAAATAGATAGTAAGTATTATATATTAGCATGCGAAAGAGAAAACAAGGAATTATTGGGAAATGAAATATTAGAAATTAATGATATTAAAATAGATAAAGTTATAAATGTATTACAAAAATATATTTATGGTGAAAATAAAAACTTTTCAGAATATATTACTTGTAGATTTATAAATTGTTATGATTTGCTTTTAAGAGAGGGCATGGCTAGTGGCAATAAAGTAAAGTTAAAATTAAATAATAACGGAAGAATAATTCAAAAAAATATTGAAATAATAGATAATAAGAGTATTTTGCTTTCTGATATAAAAGTATACGATAAATATTTTACAATTAAAGATAATACAGAATTACAAAAAAATATTAATGAAATTTATAATGAAATTTTATACCCGCTTAATTCAATATATGATTATGAAAAATTATATTATATTGAAAGAAAAAAAGATTCTTTAGTAATAAGATATAATTCATGTAGTGAAAACGACAAATATGATATAGAAAAATTTGCTAATCAAATTTCTAACTTTATGTATTCTTATAAACCAAAGAACATAATCATTGATTTAAGAATTAATGGTGGAGGTAATAATGCATTATATCTAGGCATATTAAAAAAGATAAAATTTTATCAAATGATTCATTCTAATACAAGCATTAAATTATTAATTGGGCAGTCGACTTATTCATCAGGAGGAGATGCAGCAAATTTGACAATTAAAAAATTAAATAATGTTGAGATTATAGGTAAAGGATCGGGTTTTCCAGTTAATAGAACGTCAGGAAATTATAAGCTTTGTTATGTTGGAGGTATATATTCATTTATAAAATATTGTCAAGATATATACGAATTTGATTACGGAATTATAGATGTCTTTAAACATAATTACAAGAATTATAACTATTCTGAAAACATGATGACACCAGATTTCTATGCAGAACAATCATTTTCAGATTACATGATAGGAAATGATCCAGCGATGAATTATGCATTGAGAGATGAGAGATAA